Proteins from one Candidatus Methylomirabilis tolerans genomic window:
- a CDS encoding YaiI/YqxD family protein: MTQIYVDSDACPVKAEVIRVAKRYGLGVTFVSNSWMRLPEEWGAKLVVVEGQFDAADYWIVEHVVKNDVVVAGDIPLAHRCIKAGARVIGPDGRLFDEENIGSILAMRDLLHVLRGAGEITGGPAPFQNKDRSKFLQVLDRVIQDIKRSWTDPNAT, encoded by the coding sequence GTGACCCAGATCTATGTCGACTCCGATGCCTGCCCGGTCAAGGCGGAGGTGATCCGCGTGGCCAAACGGTACGGGCTCGGCGTGACGTTCGTCTCCAATTCCTGGATGCGCCTTCCCGAAGAGTGGGGCGCAAAGCTTGTTGTGGTCGAGGGGCAGTTCGATGCGGCAGACTACTGGATCGTCGAGCATGTTGTGAAGAACGATGTGGTCGTGGCGGGGGACATCCCTCTCGCGCACCGCTGTATCAAGGCGGGAGCTCGGGTGATCGGGCCGGACGGACGCCTTTTTGACGAGGAGAACATTGGAAGCATTCTCGCGATGCGTGACCTTCTGCATGTTCTCCGCGGGGCGGGGGAGATTACGGGTGGGCCGGCCCCGTTTCAGAATAAGGACCGGTCAAAGTTTCTTCAAGTGCTCGATCGGGTCATCCAAGACATTAAACGATCCTGGACAGATCCCAATGCAACCTGA